The genomic DNA GGCTGGGGTGGAAGTAGTCGAGGCGCGAGACCATGCCGCGGGAGAAGTCGTACTCGTAGGTCAGGTAGCCGTCGAAGCGGCAGTTGGACCAGGTGGCGCAGACGTCGCGGAGGACGTCGTTGAATTCCCGCTCGCGCTCGATCACGGCCTGGCGGTCGGCGGCCGAGTTGAAGAAGTTCAGCATCGACGGGCAGATGCCGGCCGCCTGCCAGACGATCTGGGCGACCGGGTCGGTGCGCAGGACGCTCCAGAGCTGGTACAGGTTCGGGATCGAGGCCACGAACACGCGGCTGCCGGGCAGCCCGCTGCGCAGGATGTCCAGGGTCTCGGTGAACTGGGCCCGGAAGGTTGCCGTGGGGGTGAGACGGCCGTCCCAGCCGCACAGGTCGTTGGCGCCCATGAGGATGGTGACGTACTCGGCCCCCTGGCCGACGGTGCGCCGGGCCTGGCCGGGGGCGTCGGCCATGCGCGCGCCCGAGACGGCGTTGTTCCACCGGTGGCCGCGGATGGCCGGGTTCCGGGCCCGGATGCGCTCGTAGTGGCTGGCGATCCCGTCCAGCGGCGCGTATCCGGTGGCCCAGGAGTGGCCGGGCCAGTTGCCGTAGAAGCAGCAGACGTCGACCGCCTGGGTGATCGAGTCCCCGATGGCCGCCATCGAGTCCGGCAGCGGCGGCGCCACCGCCGCGGCCAGGGGGGCGGCGGCAGGGGCCGAGGTTGCGGCGGAGGCTGCGGCGGCGGGACCCAGGGTCGCCGCGAGCAGGGCGACCCCGACCCCGAGGGCGCGGAACGATCCAGAACACCGGACACGTATCCGCGCTTGCGGCAGCTGCCTGGTCGCCGGGGGCGGCGCGCAAGCCTTCACGCTGGACGGATGCCTCGACGCAGTATGCGGCGCCGGATACCTGCCCGCTGTTCTGGGCATCTCTGACCTCCCCGGTCGCGTGGAACGGGATGCTGGTCAGAGAATGACCGGTTTTAGGGTTCCTGCCTAGATATGTGCTTGTGCGTGAACGCCCGGCTCAGGGGTAGTCGCGCTCGATGCGGCGCTCCTCGACCACGCGCTCCTCGGGGTAGGCGGCCGTGGAGCGGCGCCGGTAGGGGGAGAAGCTGCTCCAGAACAGCAGGGACAGGAGCAGGCCGACCACGCCGGCGACCATCAGGATGATGCCGACGGTGTTGAGGTTGAAGCCCTCGGTGGTGACGTTGACCGCGAACGTCAGGATGGCTCCGATGACCAGCAGGAAGATGCTGGCTCCGATACTCATTGCTCCTCCTTCAAACCAAGCACGATGTCTCCGGTCCGCGTTACCCGGTCGGGCCTCGGGGAAACCCCCGATCCGGACCGGGGACCCGATCAGCGGGAGCCGTAGCTGGCGCGCAGCTCGGGGTCGTCCACGGCCAGGCGCACGGCCCCGGCCACCTGGAGCTGGAAGACGAACCCGGCGAGCAGGCTGATCCCGGCGAAGGCCAGCAGCTCCCACTGGCGGTCGTAGAGCAGCTCCAGCGCCAGGCCGGCGAACGCCGGGAGGAGGCCGAACACCAGGGCCTGGCTGGCCCAGCCCATGGCCAGGCCGCGGAAGCCGATCGCCCTGGCCCGCTCGGCCCGCGGCCGGCGCAGGCGCGGGTCGGGATGCTCCAGGGCCCGCTTGCCGGCCACCAGCAGCCTGGCCGGGCGCAGGGCCAGCCCGGCGCCACCCAGGACGGCCAGCACGGCCACGGCCACCACGGCGGTGACGGCGACCCCGCCCACCGGCGTCGCCACC from Actinomycetota bacterium includes the following:
- a CDS encoding GDSL-type esterase/lipase family protein, giving the protein MKACAPPPATRQLPQARIRVRCSGSFRALGVGVALLAATLGPAAAASAATSAPAAAPLAAAVAPPLPDSMAAIGDSITQAVDVCCFYGNWPGHSWATGYAPLDGIASHYERIRARNPAIRGHRWNNAVSGARMADAPGQARRTVGQGAEYVTILMGANDLCGWDGRLTPTATFRAQFTETLDILRSGLPGSRVFVASIPNLYQLWSVLRTDPVAQIVWQAAGICPSMLNFFNSAADRQAVIEREREFNDVLRDVCATWSNCRFDGYLTYEYDFSRGMVSRLDYFHPS
- a CDS encoding DUF6458 family protein, which codes for MSIGASIFLLVIGAILTFAVNVTTEGFNLNTVGIILMVAGVVGLLLSLLFWSSFSPYRRRSTAAYPEERVVEERRIERDYP